Proteins from a single region of Anastrepha ludens isolate Willacy chromosome 5, idAnaLude1.1, whole genome shotgun sequence:
- the LOC128864705 gene encoding putative uncharacterized protein DDB_G0282499: MALRFSFFACVAVLGLLGITSAEFDYNPNFYNTNNSNNNNNNVETPNINGYDDNIQQPANSYDAPLAALNTYNNNNSKQQQQQPPVNGYNYDVNNAQQQLPNNYNNNNPQQSQQEQQQQQQQQPQESQRNDHGYAKGAEAQPTNAIATPAGYDYKPQNYAALSSSSSASGSATTSTNIETSFSAQGRQIFAPAAAPVEEYNPPAKYEYSYSVHDDDTGDIKSHNEARDGYFVQGSYSVVDPDGFQRTVRYTVDGPSGFNAVVNRVPYALKPVVAAVGLSASPTSAAPVTNIAELPLSNSALLEQSSAAASSSSTSVSEQADSSNINLPVEPSDSYATPPSSSRDGKGPYP; encoded by the exons ATGGCTCTCAGG TTCTCTTTCTTCGCTTGCGTAGCTGTATTGGGCCTTCTAGGCATCACATCTGCGGAATTCGACTACAATCCAAATTTTTACAATactaacaatagcaacaacaataataataatgtcgAAACGCCTAACATAAATGGTTATGACGATAACATCCAACAGCCAGCTAACAGCTACGACGCTCCACTAGCAGCTCTTAACacctacaataataataattcaaagcagcaacagcagcaacctcCTGTGAATGGTTACAACTACGACGTCAACAACGCGCAACAGCAACTTCCAAAcaactacaataacaataatccTCAACAATCGCAACaggagcagcaacaacagcaacaacagcaaccacaAGAGTCACAGCGCAACGACCATGGATATGCAAAAGGCGCCGAAGCGCAACCCACCAACGCTATAGCTACACCCGCTGGCTATGACTATAAGCCACAAAACTATGCCGCCCTTTCTTCGTCCTCATCGGCTTCAGGTTCTGCCACCACATCAACAAATATCGAAACATCATTCAGTGCGCAAGGACGGCAAATATTCGCCCCCGCTGCCGCGCCAGTTGAAGAGTACAATCCGCCCGCTAAATACGAATACAGCTACAGTGTACATGATGACGATACTGGTGATATCAAGTCACATAATGAAGCCCGCGATGGCTACTTTGTCCAGGGATCATACAGTGTAGTTGATCCTGATGGTTTTCAGCGCACTGTCCGTTACACCGTAGATGGACCGAGTGGCTTCAATGCTGTCGTCAATCGTGTGCCATATGCGTTGAAGCCAGTAGTCGCCGCCGTAGGTTTAAGTGCTTCACCAACCTCCGCCGCACCCGTTACTAATATAGCTGAGTTGCCTCTTAGCAATAGCGCTTTGTTGGAGCAGTCTTCTGCTGCTGCTTCGTCATCATCCACATCAGTTTCGGAGCAAGCGGACAGTTCAAATATCAACTTGCCTGTGGAGCCAAGTGATAGTTACGCAACGCCTCCATCCAGTTCCCGGGATGGTAAAGGGCCATACCCATAA